DNA from Leptolyngbya iicbica LK:
ACTCGGGCCTGCTGCTCCATGGCCTTCGTCAATAGTGCCAGGGCATCCTTAGCACTCAACAACCCCGCCTCATCCACCACCCAGATCTCGGGAAACTGAGAGGGTGTCTCCGGGGGCTGGACACAGAGCAACGCCGCCACCGTCTCCGTCTGCTGAATCTGGGCGGAATTCCCCAACGACTTCGCCGCCTCCGCACTGGGGGCAAAGCCCCGGACGATGTACCCCTGAGCCTCCGCTATCCGGCGGATTTGATTCAGGGCATAGCTTTTCCCCGCGCCCGCCACCCCCTGCCAGGCGATGACGCGATCGCACGTTGTAGCCGCCAGCAAAATCCCCTCATACTGGCCCTGCGTTAACCCCTGATTCTCCAGTGCTTCTGCCACCCAATCTTCGCTGGCGATTTCCCCTACCTGTCCCCGGCCCTCCAGCACCGTCCGAATCGTCTCCAACTCCCGCAGTACCGCCGTCTGCGTGGTCAATCGCTGATCGTAGGTATGAATCACCTCCGGATCGGCATCGAGCGTCTGCTGCAACTCTTCAAAGAACTGCTGCCCCAAATGATTCTCCAGAGCAAAGCGCTCCACCTGCTCTCGCCGGAACACCGCTTCCCGCTCGGAGCAATGATTCAGCCCTGCCCGCACCGATCTTTTCGGATCACTTTGCCAGTCCAGAGCCTGAGGCTGCGGATGCTCCAGATGCAACACATCGGCTTGCGCCTGCCAGTAAGCCCGCAGTTCTTCTCGGGGAATTTCCTTGCCCTTGGGTGCCCGCGTCATCAGGGTAGCCAGCTCACGCTCCTGGGCCGTGGCCTGCTCTCCCACCGCCGCCAGAATTTGCTCCCGCCGTTTGGAAAAGGTTTCCAGGTCTTCCGGTCGATACCCCTGGAGTTCAAACTGACCGTTGGCCCTGGGTTCAACGGCATACCCCAACCGCTGCACTTCGACCGCCAATTCGTTCTGGTAAATCATCCCCAGTAGCTTCTGCTGTTTGAACAACACATCATTGTGCAGAGACTGCCAGCGCCCATCTGGTCGCTGAGTCGCATTGATCACAACACAATGGGTGTGCAACTGCGGGTCTTTTTCGCGTGAGGTGTCGTGGTGAAACTGAGCCACGATGAGATTGCCGGTAGCGATCGCCTTGCGCCCCTCCTCCGTTCGCACCCGCGTTTGGGCATACCGCTCCTCGATGACTGCCAGCGTTCGAGCCACTGCCGTGCGATGGGCCTGCTCCAATGCTTCGTTGCTCCCAACCAGCGCGGCCAGACTGAGACTTTTCGGCGCACTGAAGGTCAGGTCAATGCCCGCCCGATGCTTTTCGGGATTGATCTTCCGCCCCGACAGGGTTTTGTCGCCCTGAGGACTTTTGCCGTGAAGCAGATTCTTAAAGGCCTCGCCTTGCACCTGACCGGATAACCCCAGCGATCTGGCCCCTTTACCCGACCAGGTCGAGTTGGCCTGGTTCTCCTCATTGGAGTAGTAGTTTTCAGCGGTGTAGTAGGTTTCCCCCTGTTTAGGGCTGATCACCGTCAGGCTGAGCATGACCCGCCTCCTAACCGCCGACTCGGTCTTGACGTTTGCGAATCTCTTGAATCAGCGCCTTCCGATTCTCCAGCGCTTGTGGGCCTCGGGCATTAGCTTGCTCCATAGCGATCGTCTCCAGCAAAATCTGCAGTCCTTGGAACTGCAGCTGCAATCGCTCCATGCGAGCCTTCAGGTCATCTACTTGGCGTTCTAATTCGTGGCGCTGCTGGCCATCGCGCATCATTAATCGAATGATGCTGGCAGCCGGTAATCCCAGCCGATTGGCCTCTTTTTCCACCGCTGCCGCCTCTTCCAGGGGCAGCGATACGCTAAATCCTTTACCCATCAGTCTTTCCGTCAATTGTGAACATGAGCGGTGATTCCCAACCACGACTGCATCCCTTACTGAGCGGGGTTTCCAGAATCCCCTGGCCCAGGGCTGGGCGTGGTGTGTGGAAGCGGAGCGACGAAACGCAGTGGAGTGGCGTAGCCCCCAATATTCAATAGCCTTCGACTCTCTTCCAGGAATTTCCTGTCAAGAACCGTAGGCTAATGTCTCCAGTTTTAGCTCAGGCAGAGAGCCGACTTTCAACCAGTAGAAAGACTGTGAAATTAGTTCTTGAAAATCACAATAGTGAGTCAATCTAGAAGGACTGAAGTAGAAATTTCTAGCAAGTCGTTATTAAGTCGTAAATGAATCGTGCTCAAGTCGTGAATGACCACCCAATTTATCTGGTATTAGCTTCCGGAATTTTTCCAAGTCGTGATTAAGTTGTGATCAAGCCGTGCTTAAACACTGAAGCATCTCGGGACTCTGCATCATGTCATTGATTGAATTTACTAGAAATCACAATTCAACCGTGATCAAGTCGTGAATTAAAACGGCTCGCCAAAATGAGAGTGTCATTCAGCAATTACATAGCTTTCTAAATACCTTCATGTTGTTGATGACAGTTGTTATTGGCCTCTATTGATGACTGCAAAAATCCAGGCTTACATCGACATGGGCAGCTCCGCGACCAAGTGTTTTTATTGGCATCACAAACCTGAATTACTGCACTTGGCTCCGCAAGTGGCTCGCCTCAATCCCACTCGACTTGATCGCCTCACGTTAGGAGGACTCACCAGTCAAGAGCCGGAAGATAGTGCCTACATCACGGTTGGTAACGGCACTTATGCTGTTGGGGCACTCGCGATTGCTCAAAAAGGTGACTCTGGATTAGCACTTCCCAAACGCGATCGCGCCGTCTACAAAATCCTGGCAACCCTCGGCGTCATCGCCGACAAGACCTTCACTGGTTGGAATTCCGAAAATTCTGGTTATGAATTTTCTGTTCAACTCGGATTACTCTTGCCGCTGGAAGAATACTGGCAGGATCGGAAAGAACTCAAAGCCCAGCTTCAGGGAGCGATTTCAGACTTCAGCTTTCGCGGCAAAGTCCTCTCTGGTCAGCTAGAGCGAATTGAGATGCAGCCGGAGGGAGCTGGGCTTTATCTAGCAAAGGGATTGCAACTTGCTCGCTCTGGTATCAGTATTCGCGATCGCACCGTCGTCGTTCTGATGTTCGGTCACCGCAATCTCTCCATCCTCACCTTTGAGAAAGGCAGCCCCCCTCAAGAAACTAACAGCACTTCCCAGGGGCCAGGGTTTATAGAGTACCTGAAGCAATGTGCGACTGAACTGCCCGGTGTCGCTCCTGATGACCCAGCCTTGCTGGAAGCAATTCTTCAGGAGTATGAGACGTTTCAGATTCCTGGTCGGCAGGAGGCTCTCGATCTGTCTAAAGCCTGCATCTATGCTCGCGAATTCTACCTGGAGCGAGTTAATCAGTTCTTGGTTGAGTGGATGCCATCTGCCGAAGTGGACGTGATTGTCGGTGGAGGAGCAGCCTATTTCATCCGTGCAGAGTTGGAGCAGTTTTTCGATCACCGGGGACTCACTCAGCAGATCACCTTGGCTGAGACGTTAAGGCCAGAAATGACGGATGTGCTCCGAGTGCAGGAGGGAACAGCAGAGCCGGACTTGATCACCAGCGTTCGCTGGGCCGACGTCTATGGATTATTCAAAACATTCATGTACAGTACGGCACCGGCTCAGTCCCGTTAGCGATCCCCTCAACCCGCTCACCAAAAACAAGGACTTGGAAGCATGACCCCAGCATTCAGAACCAAAGCCCGAATTCAGTACTCCAGCCAGGATGAGTTGGATGTGGCTGTTATCGACTATTGTCGGGGGCGATCGCGCCATGACCTGCATGCTCGCACGCGATCAGCGTTAAACGGATTCTATAGCCCCTTTGCCATGGCAGCAATGGCAGCTTCAGAGGATAAGGTCCGGCAGCAAGCAATGCGATCGATTCGGCAGTTGACGTCTCAGATTCTGGAAATCAAAGAACAGTTCCTTCCTGAGTTGCTGTCCTTGGACGTCATATCCAATAGCCCAACTAGCCTTAGCTCTCTACCTTATCCAGGACAAGACATCCAAGTTGCTGCCCCAGCGTACGTCAATGGTTCTGCCTCACTCAGAAAACTAGAGTCTGATAAAGCGGAGATTGTCTCGAACATATCCACTCAGGTTTCTTCTGTTGCTGGTCCCGTGGATGAGCAGCTACGAGAGTTCTTGGGAGATGATGCCGCCATCATGGCGGGGCTGAATCCCTTCATCAATGACCTGACGTGAATCTGCCGCTACCCAGGACTCCCATTCCAGTCAACCGCAAGACCCAGGAACAGATTGCGGGGACTGCTGTGCTGCTCTTGGAACGGTGTTGCCAGGAACAGCCTCGGGGACAGCGAGTATTTGAGGGTAAGCAGTTCTACACGATTGTGGAGCGGGGTCGGAATTTGAACATCGAATTCAAAGGCGATGCTCATCACCTGCCAGAGACGATTCTGATGCTGCGAACTCAGCATGAGAACGGACAAGCATTGTATGAAATTGATTCCTGGTTAACGCAACAAGATGTCCAGCGGTTTGCTCTAATTCGGCAGTTACTACAAAAAGACTTCAAGGCAAAGGGGATTCAACATGAGCCTTCGATTGAAGCATGAAGGTAGGTTAGAGTTCTGCGTAATTTCAAGGATTTCATTTGATGGCTGAGCAATAATAGTGGGCACCTTAAGTAAATGAAGGATCGCAACTTAAGGGCTTAGTGGTCTAATCCCCAATGAATATCTTTGACTTCCGCGATGGTCTGATTGGCGACTACAGCAAGTACGTTACCAGCTTCATTCAGATTCGAGACGAGCACATCAAGCAACACGTCGAAGAGAAGCTCAAGTCGGGGGTTCTTTGGCCACAACCATTGATTCAACTCAATCCTTCCTTTGAACCGGGTGAAAGAGTTGATCAATTAGTTGCTCGCGGAATTCTTCACGAAGAATGTTCTTCTATCTTTAGGGTCAAAAAAGCTCAAACAGGCGGCGAGGGAAATCCTCTCACGCTGCATAAGCATCAGCTCGATGCCGTGCTGACAGCTTCAGAAGGCCACAACTATGTCTTAACCACCGGCACCGGCTCAGGGAAAAGCTTATCCTACATCATCCCCATCGTAGACCATGTGCTGAAGCGGGGTTCTGAAAAAGGCATTCAAGCCATCGTGGTCTACCCCATGAATGCCCTGGCCAATAGCCAGGCCGGAGAACTCCGAAAATTCTTACAGGATGGCTATCCCGAAGGTTCAGCCCCAGTTACCTTCGAGCGTTACACCGGACAAGAAAAAGAAGACGAACGGCAACAGATTCTCAACAATCCCCCGGATATTCTGCTGACTAACTACGTCATGCTGGAGCTGATTTTGACCCGTCCTAAGGAGCGCAAGCTAATTGAAGCGGCTCAGGGACTGCAGTTTCTGGTGCTAGACGAACTCCACACCTATCGGGGTCGCCAGGGGGCAGATGTTGCCCTGCTGGTCAGGCGGGTGCGAGAACGCATGGCCGCCGATAGCCTTCAGTGTGTCGGTACTTCTGCCACCCTCGCCAGCGGCGGCACCTATGCAGAACAGCAAGTCGAGGTAGCGAAGGTCGCTACTCAGCTCTTTGGCACTACCGTCAAACCAGAGCACATCATTGGTGAAACCCTAAAACGGGCTTCTCCCGACCGAGATTTTCAAGATCCTGCCTTTATCCAGGCTTTGAAAGCTCGGATTATCTATTCACCCACTCCCCTCTCCAGCGAGTATGACGCCTTCATCCAAGACCCCCTCTCTATTTGGATTGAGGGCATCTTTGGGGTAGAACCTGAGCCAGAAACCGGGCGTCTGGTTCGGGCAAAGCCCCAAAGCCTTTTGGGTGACCAAGGAGCCGCTGAGTCTTTACGAAAGTTAATTGGTCTGCCCAAGGAACAAGGGCATACGTGTATTGAGGCCATTAAACAAGGCTTACTGGTGGGTCACCAGGTCAAAAAAACTGAGACGGGCATCGCCCCCTTTGCTTTCCGGCTGCACCAATTCATCAGCAAAGGCGATACGGTTTATGCATCCTTACGCACCGAAGATGAGCGCCATATTACCCTTCAGGCCCAGCAGTTTGTGCCGGGCGATCGCAGCCGCATTTTGCTGCCGCTGGTATTTTGCCGCGAGTGTGGTCAAGAGTATTACGCCGTCAGGCGCACCCATGATTTTGCGGTCGATCAGGCCAAGCTAGAACCCCGTGAGCTATCTGATACCCAAAACGACAACGTCAGCGAGTCTGGCTTTCTCTATCTCAATACCAGAAGACCCTGGCCGATCGATCCAGAAGCCATGCTGGATTTACTGCCAGAAGACTGGATTGAGGAACATCCTACCCGAGGGCCACGGGTGCGCCAGTCTCGCAAAAAGCATTTGCCTGAACCCATGCACTTCAAAGCCGATGGGTTTATTGGGGAACCCGACTTATTAGGCCACTTTCTGCCTACTCCTTTTCGGTTCTGCCTGAACTGCGGTGTCTCCTACGGCAGCCGCCAGCGCTCCGACTTTGCGAAATTAGCGTCTCTAGGATCAGAAGGGCGGAGTACCGCAACGACAATCCTCACTCTCTCTTCAGTTCTGAAACTCAAGGGCTCTACCCTGACGGAAACTGCGAAGAAACTCCTCAGCTTTACCGATAACCGCCAGGATGCCTCGCTGCAGGCCGGGCATTTCAACGACTTCATTGAAGTGGGGCTCCTACGGGCAGCCCTCTACAAAGCCGTTGAGCGAGCCAGTACAGACGGGCTCCGCCACGACGAACTGCCCCAACGGGTGTTCGATGCCCTCAATCTGCCTTTAGATCTGTATGCCAGTGACTCAGCTGTAAAATACCAGGCCCTAAAAGATACCCAGCAGGCCCTTCGGGATGTACTGGGCTACCGGCTTTACCTCGACCTGCGTCGGGGATGGCGCATCACCTCCCCCAACCTGGAGCAGTGCGGCCTGTTAGAGATTCAGTACCTTTCTCTGGAAGATGTTTGCCAGGACAAAGACATTTGGCAGGCCTGCCATCCGGCTTTAGTCACTGCCGCTCCGGAAACCCGCGTGCAGGTGGCTAAAGTACTGCTCGACTTTATGCGACGGGAGCTGGCCATCAAGGTTGATTATTTAGATACTCGCTACCAGGAGCGCATCCAACAGCGCAGCTCTCAACGGCTGAAAGACCCCTGGGCGCTGGACGAAAACGAGACCCTGAACTACGCCACGGTCCTATTTCCCCGTTCCTTTAAGCAAGGAGAAGATTTTGGGGGCAACGTTTTCCTGTCATCGAGGAGTGGCTATGGTCAGTACTTGCGGCGCACCAGCACGTTCGACAACTTTGGCGAGAGGCTCAAGCTAGAGGATACGGACCAGATTATTCGGGGACTGCTGCAAGGGCTGAAAATCGCGGGCATTGTTGAAGAGGTACTCGCCCCGAAAAAGGATGGGGAGGTGCCGGGCTATCAACTGGTGGCTTCCGCTCTGCAGTGGACGGTGGGTGATGGAACTACTCCCTTCCATGACCCCACTCGTGTGCCCCAGCTGCCAGAGGGCGGCAGCCGCACCAATGAATTCTTTGTTGAGTTCTATCGCAAAATCGCGGCCACGACTCAAGGTCTGGAAGCCCGTGAGCATACCGCCCAGGTCCCCTCCGATGAACGGGAAAAGCGGGAACAAGCTTTCCGCACCGGGGATCTGCCTATCCTTTACTGTTCTCCCACCATGGAGCTAGGGGTAGACATTGCCGACCTCAACGTGGTCAACCTGAGAAATGTTCCCCCTACCCCTGCCAACTATGCCCAGCGTAGTGGCCGAGCCGGGCGCAGTGGCCAACCGGCCCTGGTGTTTGCCTATTGTTCAACGGGTAGCTCCCACGACCAGTACTTCTTCAAACGTCCCGATCGCATGGTAACGGGAGCCGTCACCCCGCCCCGATTGGATCTGAGCAACGAAGACTTAATTCGAGCCCACCTGCACGCAGTTTGGTTGGCGGAGGCAGATCTCAATTTAGGGTCATCGTTAAAAGATATTCTCCAGTTGGATTTGGTAGATGACGCTCCAACGTTGGAGCTCCAAGAAGAAGTTCAGGCAAAGTTGAATAATGTGGGAGCAAAAAAACGTGCGAAAAAACGGGCTCAGCGCATTCTGGATACTTTGCAAGCGGAGATGGATGACTCCAGCCTGTTCAATGACACGTGGCTGGACAATGTCTTCACCCAAATTGCTCAACGATTTGAGAATACCTGCCAGCGCTGGCGAGACCTCTATCGGGCAGCCCTGGCGCAGTTCAATGTTCAGAACCGAATCATTCAGGATGCCTCTCGTCCGGCCAGAGATAAGGACCAGGCCAAACGGCTACGGCGAGAAGCGGAAGCTCAGCTGGAGCTGCTGACGGTTTCTGACAACCTGGCCCAATCAGACTTCTACAGCTACCGCTATTTCGCCAGCGAAGGATTCTTGCCAGGCTATAACTTCCCCCGGTTACCCCTGTCGGCCTACATTCCGGCACGGCGAATGCGTCAGGGTCGGGAGGAGTACCTATCTCGTCCCCGATTCCTGGCCATATCCGAATTTGGTCCTCGTTCAGTGGTGTACCACGAGGGATCGAAGTATCTGATTAATCGGGTCATTTTACCGGTGGAAGGAGACGAGGGCACCCTGTCATTGGGCGAAGTGAAGCCCTGTCCCCGCTGTGGCTATCTACATCCGGTCAATGACGGGGTCGGGCTGGATAAATGTGAACGCTGTACGGCAGATTTGAGTACGTCGTTGCGATCACTCTTCCGGCTGCAGAACGTCACCACCAAACGCCGCGACAAAATCAATTCTGACGAAGAAGAACGTCTGCGCCTGGGCTACGACCTCTGTACGGGAGTTCGCTTCCCAGAGCGAGATGGGCATCCCTCCTACCAGGTCGCCACGGTGAAACGGAAAGGCAAAGATCTGGCCAAGCTGACCTATGCCCAAAATGCAGAGCTATGGCGCATTAACCTGGGATGGGCTCGCCGCAAGAACAAGGAGCAGTTTGGCTTTGTGCTCGATATTGAACGGGGCTACTGGGCTAAGAACGAACAGGCGACCGAAGACGAGGATGTCTCCGATCCCCTATCCCCGCGCACGTCCAGGGTGATTCCCTATGTGCAGGACAATCGCAACAGTCTGCTGTTTGAACCAAAGGGTTCCCTCAGACCAGAGCAAATGGCCTCATTACAGGCGGCCCTCAAACAGGCCATCCAGGTAACTTACCAGCTTGAAGATAATGAACTGGCTGCGGAACCCTTGCCAAACCGCGATGATCGACGGCTGATTCTGTTCTACGAATCGGCTGAGGGTGGGGCCGGTGTTTTGAAGCGGCTGTTGAATGACCCAACGGCGCTGGCTTCTGTGGCTAAAGCGGCGTTGGAAGTTTGTCACTTTGACCCTGAAACGGGTGAGGACCTGGGCCATGGACCGCAGTCGGAGGAAAACTGCGAAGCCGCCTGCTATGACTGCTTGATGAACTACAGCAACCAGCGAGACCATGCCCTGCTGGATCGTCAGAGAATTCGCGATGTTCTGATGCAGCTAACGGAAGCTGAGGTGCTGGCTTCCCCATCGTCGAAGTCGCGGACTGAGCATTTGGATGGATTGCTGAATAAGGCTGACTCAGGCCTGGAGCGGGAGTGGTTGCAGTACCTCCAGGAGCGGGGATATCGCTTGCCTTCGGAGGCTCAGGTGTTGATTCCAGACTGTGGAACTCGGCCTGATTTTCTATATCGAGATAACGCCACGGTGATTTATGTAGATGGTCCTCATCATGATTTTCCGGATCGACACCAGCGGGACCAGAAGCAGGCTGACTGTTTGGAGGATTTTGGTTACACCGTGCTTCGATTTGACTACCGAGAAGATTGGGTGGAAATCCTTAAGAGATATCCCGGTGTGTTTGGTGAAGGATCTGTCAGTTCTAATACTGCTAAGAACAATGGGAACAACAAACGTGACGGGCATGTTGACCTTGATCTCTTCGATGCCCGCTGGCGGCCCATCATGGAACAACTGGCTCAGGAACAGGATTGGCAGGTAGAAGCTGGTGGGGACGTAGCCGATGGTGGGCGTGTCCTTGGTGAGTACCTGGCTGAGGTTTCAGTCAACGGTTGTTCTGTACGTCTAGTGGACGCTGAGCAACCAGACCTTGAGACTGTCGCAGAACTCTTGAAGGCTCAGGGCTTTGCCGTTTTAGTCGCCCAATCTGAAGATCCCCAACTTATCCAAAACCTTAAAGCGAGCTTTCAGGGAGACCCGCCATGACGACGATGACGACCTTTGACAGCACCAAAGAAGGGCTTGCTGACCTGCTCAGAAGCATTCGCAAAGGCGACATTCAGCTCCCTGATTTTCAGCGTGGATGGGTTTGGGACGACGAACATGTTCGGAGCCTGTTGGCTAGCATCTCCCTGTCTTACCCGATTGGTGCGGTCATGATGCTTCAGACTGGCAATGAAGATGTGAAATTTAAGGCCAGACCCGTTGAAGGCGTGCAGCTCTCCTCACCGGTTGAGGCCGATCGCCTCATTCTTGATGGCCAGCAGCGTTTAACCTCCTTGTTTCAGGCACTTAACGCAGAACGCCCAGTGCTGACCCGCGATTTACGCGGGCGACCGATTTACCGCTGGTATTACCTTGATATGGAAGCAGCATTGAATCCCAATGTGGAACGGGAAGATGCTGTTGTTAGCCTGCCCGACACTCGGCAAGTCAAGAATTTTCGGGGGGAAGTGATTGAAGATTACTCCAGTCCGGGGAAAGAACATGAACGGGGCTTATTCCCTATCAGCCAGGTCTTTGACTGTTCCAATTGGCAGGAGGGACACCAGGAATATTGGGACTACGACAAAGACAAAATCAAACTCTTCAGCCAGTTCAACAAGGAAATTATCAAACGCTTTGAGCAGTATCAGGTACCTGTGATTTCCCTCGGAAAGGAAACACCCAAGGAAGCAGTCTGCCAGGTCTTTGAGAAGGTAAACACAGGCGGGGTTTCCCTAACTGTCTTTGAACTATTGACGGCGACCTTTGCCGCTGAAGACTATTTGCTGCGCCAAGACTGGGCCGATCGCAAGGCTCGCTTAACAGAATTTCGGATTCTGGAATATATCGAGAGTACTGACTTCTTGCAGTCGGTGACGTTGGTCGCTTCGTTACAGCGGCAGAAAGCCGCGATCACATCCGGCACTCTCCCCGAAAAGGCCCCTGGCATCAGCTGTAAGCGACGGGATATCTTGCGGTTGACGCTAGAGGAATATCAAACCTGGGCAAATCCCGTTACCCGAGGATTTCAAGAGGCGGCCAAGCTACTCCACGGGCAAAGGATTTTTACTGCCCGAGACATTCCCTACAAAACCCAGCTTGTTCCCCTAGCAGCCATCTTCACGGTGTTGGGCGAAAAAGCCCTCAACCACGGAGTGAGGGAAAAATTGATCCGCTGGTACTGGTGTGGGGTTTTTGGAGAGCTTTACGGAAGTGCCATCGAAAGTCGTCTTGCTAAGGATTTGCCGGAGGTTTTGGCCTGGGTAGAAGGAGCCCCAGAGCCAGACACGGTGGCGGTCGCGAACTTTATTCCTAGCCGACTGCTCGGCTTACGAACCCGAAACAGTGCAGCTTATAAAGGCATTTATGCGCTGTTAATGAAGTATGGTGCCCCCGATTTTCGTTCCGGCATTCCTATCAATGAGCAGGTTTACTTTGACGAGAAAATCGACATTCACCATATCTTTCCTCAGGACTGGTGCCGCAAAGCTGGTCTAGATGCCAAACGCTACGACAGCGTTATCAACAAAACGCCCCTTTCTGCAGGGACTAACAAACGGATCAGCAACAAACCTCCCAGCAAATATCTTGCCACCTTACAAAAAAGTGCGGAAATTTCTGAGGAAAGGATGGATGCCATCCTAACAGAGCATCTGATTGCTTCAGATGCCCTCAGGGCTAACGATTTTGAAAGTTTTTTCAGCGCTCGAAAAGCTGCATTGTTAGACCGCATTGGTCAAGCCATAGGTAAAACTATTGTGCGAGACGAGAGTGGTTCTGTGGACTATGACCTCTTCTCTTCTCAGTGGCATGCTTTCCTGCAAGCGCTTTCCAGGCTTGAGGGTATCGCTATTGAAGCCGGTGGCGATGTGGAAGCCAGTGGGGTAGTCGTCGGCGCTTACCTGGCAGAAGTAAGGCAGAACGATAAAGTTCTACATCTGGTAGACAGCCAGGAACCATCGGCAGGGACCATTAAGGCAGCTTTAGAGCAAACGGGGACAAGGGTTGTGCTGATTGATAGCAATCAACCGGAGGGTGGATTGGCAAGCATCATGGTTGCTCTACAAGAGCAGACGCAGTTGGCCGACCCTATTGAAAAGCCTGAAGTTGGCGAACCTGACGATTCTGACAAAGAACCTCCCGTTGGGTTTCATCCAGATTGCATTGAGCGGGTTTCTCAAGTTTTGGGGCTATCTCTGCTTTCAAAATCACGAACCGCATATGTGACTGAAGATGGCTCAACGGCTGTTGTTTGCAGCATTTCTAAAACTCACGAAAACAACGGGACGCCCTC
Protein-coding regions in this window:
- the mobF gene encoding MobF family relaxase, with protein sequence MLSLTVISPKQGETYYTAENYYSNEENQANSTWSGKGARSLGLSGQVQGEAFKNLLHGKSPQGDKTLSGRKINPEKHRAGIDLTFSAPKSLSLAALVGSNEALEQAHRTAVARTLAVIEERYAQTRVRTEEGRKAIATGNLIVAQFHHDTSREKDPQLHTHCVVINATQRPDGRWQSLHNDVLFKQQKLLGMIYQNELAVEVQRLGYAVEPRANGQFELQGYRPEDLETFSKRREQILAAVGEQATAQERELATLMTRAPKGKEIPREELRAYWQAQADVLHLEHPQPQALDWQSDPKRSVRAGLNHCSEREAVFRREQVERFALENHLGQQFFEELQQTLDADPEVIHTYDQRLTTQTAVLRELETIRTVLEGRGQVGEIASEDWVAEALENQGLTQGQYEGILLAATTCDRVIAWQGVAGAGKSYALNQIRRIAEAQGYIVRGFAPSAEAAKSLGNSAQIQQTETVAALLCVQPPETPSQFPEIWVVDEAGLLSAKDALALLTKAMEQQARVILVGDTRQLSAVEAGNPFKSLQQAGMATAHLNQSLRQKHQQIKAGVDLIAAGKITEGIHQLKPYIHQVSSEEARSQAIARDYLALTPEERRKTLLLAGTNRERLAITQAIRKSLKSEGQLGQGTLMQRLKAKDLTTVQMEYAHHFQIGDVLIPHASYKRWGLERGQRYEVIAVDVQQNGLTLRAETEPAVQVDPARVRKKSVYRMEEMEVAVGDRLKWTKNHRSPTGVGVGGAYPQDTRLKWTKNQGKQGRRNGQEFEVYGVEDGQVLIRYDSGKTESLSGSELAHLDYALVSTTYGAQGKSAERVIGTLDQHVGRESFYVTVSRVKHDLRLYASENLDRLILRTERSQTNENPRDFLHPSSVENSRIPGILDRPRKKEHRWVNLAQQEL
- a CDS encoding ParM/StbA family protein is translated as MTAKIQAYIDMGSSATKCFYWHHKPELLHLAPQVARLNPTRLDRLTLGGLTSQEPEDSAYITVGNGTYAVGALAIAQKGDSGLALPKRDRAVYKILATLGVIADKTFTGWNSENSGYEFSVQLGLLLPLEEYWQDRKELKAQLQGAISDFSFRGKVLSGQLERIEMQPEGAGLYLAKGLQLARSGISIRDRTVVVLMFGHRNLSILTFEKGSPPQETNSTSQGPGFIEYLKQCATELPGVAPDDPALLEAILQEYETFQIPGRQEALDLSKACIYAREFYLERVNQFLVEWMPSAEVDVIVGGGAAYFIRAELEQFFDHRGLTQQITLAETLRPEMTDVLRVQEGTAEPDLITSVRWADVYGLFKTFMYSTAPAQSR
- a CDS encoding DEAD/DEAH box helicase, with product MNIFDFRDGLIGDYSKYVTSFIQIRDEHIKQHVEEKLKSGVLWPQPLIQLNPSFEPGERVDQLVARGILHEECSSIFRVKKAQTGGEGNPLTLHKHQLDAVLTASEGHNYVLTTGTGSGKSLSYIIPIVDHVLKRGSEKGIQAIVVYPMNALANSQAGELRKFLQDGYPEGSAPVTFERYTGQEKEDERQQILNNPPDILLTNYVMLELILTRPKERKLIEAAQGLQFLVLDELHTYRGRQGADVALLVRRVRERMAADSLQCVGTSATLASGGTYAEQQVEVAKVATQLFGTTVKPEHIIGETLKRASPDRDFQDPAFIQALKARIIYSPTPLSSEYDAFIQDPLSIWIEGIFGVEPEPETGRLVRAKPQSLLGDQGAAESLRKLIGLPKEQGHTCIEAIKQGLLVGHQVKKTETGIAPFAFRLHQFISKGDTVYASLRTEDERHITLQAQQFVPGDRSRILLPLVFCRECGQEYYAVRRTHDFAVDQAKLEPRELSDTQNDNVSESGFLYLNTRRPWPIDPEAMLDLLPEDWIEEHPTRGPRVRQSRKKHLPEPMHFKADGFIGEPDLLGHFLPTPFRFCLNCGVSYGSRQRSDFAKLASLGSEGRSTATTILTLSSVLKLKGSTLTETAKKLLSFTDNRQDASLQAGHFNDFIEVGLLRAALYKAVERASTDGLRHDELPQRVFDALNLPLDLYASDSAVKYQALKDTQQALRDVLGYRLYLDLRRGWRITSPNLEQCGLLEIQYLSLEDVCQDKDIWQACHPALVTAAPETRVQVAKVLLDFMRRELAIKVDYLDTRYQERIQQRSSQRLKDPWALDENETLNYATVLFPRSFKQGEDFGGNVFLSSRSGYGQYLRRTSTFDNFGERLKLEDTDQIIRGLLQGLKIAGIVEEVLAPKKDGEVPGYQLVASALQWTVGDGTTPFHDPTRVPQLPEGGSRTNEFFVEFYRKIAATTQGLEAREHTAQVPSDEREKREQAFRTGDLPILYCSPTMELGVDIADLNVVNLRNVPPTPANYAQRSGRAGRSGQPALVFAYCSTGSSHDQYFFKRPDRMVTGAVTPPRLDLSNEDLIRAHLHAVWLAEADLNLGSSLKDILQLDLVDDAPTLELQEEVQAKLNNVGAKKRAKKRAQRILDTLQAEMDDSSLFNDTWLDNVFTQIAQRFENTCQRWRDLYRAALAQFNVQNRIIQDASRPARDKDQAKRLRREAEAQLELLTVSDNLAQSDFYSYRYFASEGFLPGYNFPRLPLSAYIPARRMRQGREEYLSRPRFLAISEFGPRSVVYHEGSKYLINRVILPVEGDEGTLSLGEVKPCPRCGYLHPVNDGVGLDKCERCTADLSTSLRSLFRLQNVTTKRRDKINSDEEERLRLGYDLCTGVRFPERDGHPSYQVATVKRKGKDLAKLTYAQNAELWRINLGWARRKNKEQFGFVLDIERGYWAKNEQATEDEDVSDPLSPRTSRVIPYVQDNRNSLLFEPKGSLRPEQMASLQAALKQAIQVTYQLEDNELAAEPLPNRDDRRLILFYESAEGGAGVLKRLLNDPTALASVAKAALEVCHFDPETGEDLGHGPQSEENCEAACYDCLMNYSNQRDHALLDRQRIRDVLMQLTEAEVLASPSSKSRTEHLDGLLNKADSGLEREWLQYLQERGYRLPSEAQVLIPDCGTRPDFLYRDNATVIYVDGPHHDFPDRHQRDQKQADCLEDFGYTVLRFDYREDWVEILKRYPGVFGEGSVSSNTAKNNGNNKRDGHVDLDLFDARWRPIMEQLAQEQDWQVEAGGDVADGGRVLGEYLAEVSVNGCSVRLVDAEQPDLETVAELLKAQGFAVLVAQSEDPQLIQNLKASFQGDPP